One window of the Dendropsophus ebraccatus isolate aDenEbr1 chromosome 12, aDenEbr1.pat, whole genome shotgun sequence genome contains the following:
- the LOC138768787 gene encoding C3a anaphylatoxin chemotactic receptor-like, which translates to MKKSVSAVWFFNLAIADFLCCASLPLRIIKWFAHSSYTLYSLCELSIILFNLNMSTSILLLTAMSIDRCVSVVWLSWAKVHRTYKLVRITVAIIWVACFLLTFLAFYLYPYDFHNLTKKCSIAVSYVTYIFSYTNQTVHLIRLLIMFLIPFLIILVSYVTIFFKLRKSKRPQRSQRPYRIITAVILCFFICWCPYCIWPVTPKYVDKNTQLYIIHVIIINLACLNSCINPIIYVFMGQDVKHGIIRSIPFRITEALSEPPIDLCREQEDVQHVHITSV; encoded by the coding sequence ATGAAGAAGTCAGTCAGTGCCGTGTGGTTCTTCAATCTGGCCATCGCGGACTTCCTCTGCTGTGCGTCTCTTCCTCTACGAATTATTAAGTGGTTTGCCCATTCCTCATACACACTTTATTCTCTTTGTGAATTAAGCATCATACTGTTCAATCTAAACATGAGCACCAGCATTCTTCTCCTGACGGCCATGAGTATTGACCGCTGTGTGTCCGTCGTGTGGCTGTCTTGGGCTAAAGTTCATAGGACATATAAACTAGTGAGAATCACTGTCGCTATCATTTGGGTGGCGTGTTTTCTCCTGACTTTTTTAGCATTTTACCTATATCCATATGACTTTCATAATTTAACTAAAAAATGTTCCATAGCAGTTAGCTATGTGACTTACATTTTCAGCTATACAAATCAAACCGTTCACCTGATCCGGTTACTTATAATGTTTCTGATCCCTTTTCTCATCATCTTGGTCAGTTATGTCACCATTTTCTTCAAACTTAGGAAAAGTAAGAGACCCCAGAGATCCCAGAGGCCGTACAGGATCATCACCGCTGTTATATTATGTTTCTTCATCTGCTGGTGTCCATATTGCATCTGGCCAGTAACACCCAAGTATGTCGATAAAAATACTCAACTCTACATAAtacatgttattattattaacctgGCTTGTCTCAACAGTTGCATCAATCCGATCATTTATGTGTTTATGGGCCAAGACGTTAAACATGGAATCATAAGATCTATTCCATTTAGGATTACGGAAGCCTTAAGTGAACCACCTATTGATCTATGCAGAGAGCAAGAGGATGTACAACATGTTCATATTACAAGTGTTTAG